One part of the Saprospiraceae bacterium genome encodes these proteins:
- a CDS encoding SUMF1/EgtB/PvdO family nonheme iron enzyme → MRKLNLYLAALMLLLMASCGKNKQEGQVTGVIDRPKWGGINPYGMVYVPSGTLTIGQSDQDFFNTMVQPQKSISISGFFMDDTEITNNEYRQFVYFVKDELAHKALGHFVEGEDGQTEEVDWEQEIDWEDETLNDLYFQGADAYKGVKELDSRKFVYEWEWKDWQKAAHVRDIKRSAIINKEKTNIYPDTLCWVRDFAYSYNEPMTRNYFSHPAYDDYPVVGITWKQGRAFCYWRTSIWNKFKAEEEPNSEEFRLPTEHEWEWAARGGREQAPFPWGAYYPRNAKGCLLANFKPGRGNYPEDGGYYTVKGDAYFPNEYGLYNMSGNVAEWTESAYSDNAHIIMHDQNPDIKYDAKAEDPESYKRKVIRGGSWKDVAYYLHTSTRNWEFQDTSKSYIGFRCVLAFLGRSENDFR, encoded by the coding sequence ATGAGAAAATTGAATCTCTATCTTGCGGCGTTAATGCTATTATTAATGGCATCCTGCGGCAAGAATAAGCAAGAAGGTCAGGTAACAGGTGTTATTGACCGTCCCAAGTGGGGAGGTATTAATCCTTATGGGATGGTTTATGTGCCCAGTGGCACCTTAACGATTGGCCAGAGTGACCAGGATTTCTTTAATACCATGGTCCAACCACAAAAATCCATTTCTATTTCAGGCTTTTTTATGGATGACACCGAAATCACAAATAACGAATATCGGCAATTTGTGTATTTTGTTAAGGATGAATTAGCACATAAAGCTTTAGGTCATTTTGTGGAAGGAGAAGATGGTCAAACGGAAGAAGTTGACTGGGAACAAGAAATAGATTGGGAAGACGAAACCCTGAATGACTTATATTTCCAAGGTGCAGATGCCTATAAAGGAGTGAAAGAACTGGATTCCCGTAAATTTGTTTATGAATGGGAATGGAAAGATTGGCAAAAAGCTGCACATGTGAGGGATATAAAACGATCTGCAATAATCAATAAGGAAAAAACGAATATTTATCCGGATACCTTATGCTGGGTAAGAGACTTTGCATATTCTTATAATGAACCGATGACTCGGAACTATTTTAGCCATCCTGCTTATGATGACTATCCAGTTGTAGGTATTACCTGGAAACAAGGTCGTGCATTCTGTTATTGGAGAACTTCTATATGGAATAAATTCAAAGCAGAGGAAGAACCAAATTCTGAAGAATTCAGATTGCCAACAGAACATGAATGGGAATGGGCAGCTAGAGGTGGAAGAGAACAAGCTCCATTTCCGTGGGGTGCGTATTATCCAAGAAATGCAAAAGGATGTTTACTTGCCAATTTCAAACCAGGTCGTGGAAACTATCCTGAAGATGGCGGTTATTATACAGTAAAAGGAGATGCCTATTTCCCAAATGAATATGGGCTCTATAATATGTCCGGTAACGTAGCAGAGTGGACGGAATCAGCGTATTCTGATAATGCACATATTATAATGCATGATCAGAATCCTGATATCAAATACGATGCGAAAGCAGAAGACCCAGAATCTTATAAAAGAAAAGTAATTCGCGGTGGTTCCTGGAAAGACGTTGCATATTATTTGCATACAAGTACTCGTAACTGGGAATTTCAGGATACTTCTAAATCTTATATAGGATTCCGTTGTGTATTAGCATTCTTGGGTAGATCCGAGAATGATTTCAGATAA
- the gldN gene encoding gliding motility protein GldN, whose product MYKFRISFLVFLLFTVLNINLIAQTEEEKTEASEEEEDSGYLDDIVDRSLIKDQRILDYQPIREADIVWDKRIWRVIDVREKMNLPFVYPVRPFFQILIQAAENGDIKIFNEDNFKKFVTGEQLDKLLHRVDTVVVMDPDTYVETVQIRKSDINFNDIKTYRIKEMWYFNKQTSRLECRLLGIAPIKDEYDDAGLLKYTLPMFWIYYPEARKLLAREKVFNDQNDAAPGTWADVFDERFFSSYIIKESNVQDNRLTDIFKGENDGVKLLLESEKIKNEILNREHDLWTY is encoded by the coding sequence ATGTATAAGTTCAGGATTTCATTTTTAGTGTTCTTGCTTTTTACAGTGCTTAATATCAATTTAATAGCACAGACAGAAGAAGAAAAAACGGAAGCTAGTGAAGAAGAAGAGGATTCCGGCTACCTTGACGATATTGTTGATCGTTCTTTAATAAAGGACCAACGAATATTGGATTACCAACCGATTCGGGAAGCTGATATCGTTTGGGATAAAAGGATCTGGAGAGTCATTGATGTGAGAGAGAAAATGAATTTGCCCTTCGTCTATCCTGTAAGACCATTCTTCCAAATTCTGATTCAAGCTGCTGAAAATGGAGATATTAAAATCTTCAATGAAGACAATTTTAAAAAGTTTGTAACTGGCGAACAGTTAGATAAATTATTGCACCGGGTAGATACTGTTGTAGTAATGGATCCTGATACCTATGTTGAAACCGTTCAAATACGTAAATCTGATATCAACTTTAATGATATTAAAACATATCGTATAAAGGAAATGTGGTATTTCAATAAACAAACATCTCGCTTGGAATGTAGGTTGTTAGGAATAGCGCCTATTAAAGATGAGTATGATGATGCTGGACTTTTGAAATATACCTTACCTATGTTTTGGATTTATTATCCAGAAGCACGTAAGTTATTAGCTCGTGAAAAAGTATTTAACGATCAAAATGATGCAGCACCTGGTACTTGGGCAGATGTATTTGATGAGCGTTTTTTCTCTAGCTATATTATTAAAGAATCAAACGTACAGGATAATCGTTTGACAGATATCTTTAAAGGTGAAAATGATGGTGTTAAATTATTATTGGAATCAGAAAAGATTAAAAATGAAATATTAAATAGAGAACATGATCTTTGGACTTATTAA
- the gldL gene encoding gliding motility protein GldL, whose product MAIYKQNWFKYLKNLVIGVGASVVMLGALYKIMSWEGGDAMITAGLVTEAILFFVLGVIPPDKDYYWDKLYPGLGEAESRINPLTEGPMKGGSRPANGEVVENQLGGMLSELQIMSKSLGSLKALQEVDFSKTSDQVKAMGNFYARLNDAMSEMSASLEDTKNYKDQVAALNKNLTNLNSVYGNILSAYKNMGGH is encoded by the coding sequence ATGGCTATTTACAAACAAAATTGGTTTAAATACCTTAAAAATTTGGTGATCGGTGTTGGTGCATCTGTCGTTATGTTGGGTGCATTATATAAAATCATGTCCTGGGAAGGAGGAGATGCTATGATTACTGCAGGTCTGGTAACAGAAGCTATCTTATTCTTCGTACTTGGGGTTATTCCACCAGATAAAGATTATTATTGGGATAAATTATACCCAGGATTAGGTGAAGCTGAATCAAGAATTAATCCGTTAACAGAAGGACCCATGAAAGGTGGTTCCCGTCCAGCAAATGGAGAAGTAGTTGAAAACCAATTAGGAGGAATGCTTTCAGAATTACAAATTATGTCAAAAAGTTTGGGTTCTTTAAAAGCATTACAAGAAGTTGATTTTAGTAAAACAAGCGATCAAGTAAAAGCAATGGGTAACTTTTATGCTCGTTTAAATGATGCAATGTCTGAAATGAGTGCATCTTTAGAAGACACAAAAAATTATAAAGATCAGGTTGCTGCTTTAAACAAAAATTTGACAAATCTAAATTCTGTATACGGAAATATTCTTTCTGCTTACAAGAATATGGGTGGTCATTAA
- a CDS encoding glycosyltransferase family 2 protein, which yields MIIDVIIPALNEEKSIGFVIKAIPKGFVRNIYVCDNNSTDATTVRALEAGAQVLVAGKKGYGSACQAGIQKIIANGTANYPDILVFIDGDYSDYPEEMILLVDKMQTEGLDLVIGSRISGNLEKGALTIVQRFGNKLATYLIKILFHYHFTDLGPFRAIRFQKLLELKMEDPNYGWTVEMQVKAAKHKFRVGEVPVSYRKRIGISKISGTFKGVIGAGSKILLIIFKSFVKG from the coding sequence TTGATAATAGATGTCATCATTCCTGCCTTAAATGAAGAAAAATCTATTGGATTTGTAATAAAGGCTATTCCTAAAGGATTTGTTCGAAATATTTATGTTTGTGACAATAATAGCACTGATGCAACCACAGTCCGGGCTTTAGAAGCCGGAGCTCAAGTGTTGGTTGCTGGTAAAAAGGGTTATGGCTCTGCATGTCAAGCAGGAATTCAAAAGATTATTGCAAACGGAACAGCGAATTATCCAGATATCCTGGTTTTTATTGATGGCGACTATTCCGATTATCCTGAAGAAATGATATTACTTGTTGACAAAATGCAAACCGAAGGTCTTGATCTTGTAATCGGAAGCAGGATTTCAGGAAATTTAGAAAAAGGTGCTTTAACGATAGTTCAAAGATTTGGAAACAAACTGGCTACCTATTTAATCAAAATTTTGTTCCACTATCATTTCACTGATTTAGGACCATTTAGAGCAATCCGATTTCAGAAATTATTGGAGTTAAAAATGGAAGATCCAAATTATGGTTGGACGGTTGAAATGCAAGTTAAAGCTGCAAAGCATAAATTTAGAGTCGGAGAAGTGCCGGTTAGCTATCGAAAACGGATTGGAATTTCTAAAATTTCAGGCACTTTTAAAGGAGTTATAGGTGCAGGTTCAAAGATTCTCCTTATAATATTCAAAAGTTTTGTTAAAGGTTAA
- a CDS encoding right-handed parallel beta-helix repeat-containing protein, translating to MAFYTWFLITACHEEDFNTDPGAFLRFENDTVSFDTVFSTIGSATRFIKIYNPHKQSIRIDRVYIKNGNQSDFKMNLDGISGNTIENIEIRAEDSIYMFFEVTVNPNDPVEFSPFIKTDSVFLEYNSNQQKILLLAYGQNANYIPSKSNKGGVELIDLKGSTQIWDDPRPYIVYGIIYIDNGNLIIPAGTKVYLWGGLTKAIDGNGNSFFYNDGRIIIGPNASIKVEGTNEKPVVFQGVRLEPFYQNIPGQWSGIFLDKKSRGNEFNYTEIKNNLIGIIADSLSECKIQNTIIYNNSLYGVYASSADLFMSNCLIYNQGSSSLYFTTGGNYEVNYCTLVNFGNTDPSVYLSNARCIDVPFCSEIYEYPLKSTFVNSVITGSDEDELWMMEKSTSNFEPKFQNCLFRIKDLIKEFPQFNSLYAFDCINYERFNSLFKDISNDNFHPDTLSVLEKKAIPIPGITTDLDDRTRDVLMPDIGCYEYFVK from the coding sequence ATGGCTTTCTATACATGGTTTTTAATTACCGCTTGCCATGAAGAAGATTTCAATACAGACCCTGGAGCATTTTTAAGATTTGAAAACGACACCGTCAGTTTTGATACGGTATTTTCTACAATAGGCTCTGCAACCCGGTTTATTAAAATTTATAACCCTCATAAACAATCCATTCGAATCGATCGGGTTTACATTAAAAATGGGAATCAATCAGATTTTAAAATGAACCTCGATGGAATTTCTGGTAATACAATTGAAAATATTGAAATCCGGGCAGAAGATAGTATTTATATGTTTTTTGAAGTAACAGTAAATCCAAATGATCCAGTGGAATTTAGTCCTTTTATTAAAACGGATTCTGTTTTTCTTGAATATAATAGCAATCAACAAAAAATTCTACTCTTGGCTTATGGGCAAAATGCAAATTACATACCCTCAAAATCGAATAAAGGTGGAGTTGAATTAATAGATTTAAAAGGGAGCACCCAAATTTGGGATGATCCACGCCCATATATCGTTTATGGAATTATATATATAGATAACGGCAACTTGATTATTCCTGCAGGTACTAAAGTTTATTTATGGGGTGGATTAACGAAAGCAATTGATGGAAATGGAAATTCATTTTTCTATAACGATGGCAGAATCATCATCGGTCCAAATGCTTCTATTAAAGTGGAAGGGACTAACGAAAAACCAGTCGTATTTCAAGGGGTTCGATTAGAACCTTTTTATCAGAATATTCCGGGTCAATGGTCAGGTATTTTTTTAGATAAGAAGAGTAGAGGAAATGAATTTAATTATACTGAAATTAAAAATAATTTGATTGGGATCATTGCAGACTCTTTATCAGAATGTAAAATTCAAAATACGATAATTTATAATAATTCATTGTATGGGGTGTATGCTTCTTCAGCAGATTTGTTTATGTCTAATTGTTTAATTTATAATCAAGGATCTTCTTCATTATACTTTACAACAGGTGGAAATTATGAAGTGAATTATTGCACATTGGTAAATTTTGGAAATACGGATCCATCGGTATATTTGAGTAACGCAAGATGTATTGACGTTCCTTTTTGTAGTGAAATTTATGAATATCCTCTGAAATCAACTTTTGTGAATTCAGTAATCACAGGATCCGATGAGGATGAATTGTGGATGATGGAAAAATCAACATCGAATTTTGAGCCAAAATTTCAAAACTGTTTATTCCGAATAAAAGATTTAATTAAAGAGTTTCCTCAATTTAATTCCCTATACGCATTTGACTGTATTAATTATGAGCGCTTTAATTCTTTGTTTAAAGATATTTCAAATGACAATTTTCACCCGGATACTTTATCCGTTTTGGAAAAAAAAGCGATTCCAATTCCAGGTATAACCACAGATCTGGATGATAGAACGAGAGATGTTCTAATGCCAGATATTGGATGTTATGAGTATTTTGTAAAGTAG
- a CDS encoding PorP/SprF family type IX secretion system membrane protein, which produces MYKIPQILSCVLLVLSLLRGFGQQTPLSTLIYKDKYRINPAYAGLEGTLFASGIYRNQWQNFEGNPQTMDISFNCPLYRFGSGMGITFGQDKLGIQKNHYVKPSINKVWKSSTWLVSIGLQSEFYWFSLNSNAVRTPQGEYQGGNLDHKDNQISNLNGSINLMDLGLSCFVQRGPFELGIAIEKLLESKKDEMVFPWQNNRTVKGFMGAQFDWFSINFIEQIVVLSDFKQSQIDFFSGFEYNGNIFGGVHVRGYNGNSFESLGVSFGFSLSKQLKMAYGHEFYMGSIPQQLNGGSQELGIFYNFGRAFGLGKAPKIIHSPRYSD; this is translated from the coding sequence TTGTATAAGATTCCACAAATTCTAAGTTGCGTTTTATTGGTACTCAGCCTTTTGCGGGGGTTCGGGCAACAAACTCCATTAAGTACCCTGATTTATAAAGATAAATATCGTATTAACCCGGCCTATGCAGGTTTGGAAGGAACCCTTTTTGCATCTGGGATCTATCGAAATCAATGGCAAAATTTTGAAGGTAATCCTCAAACTATGGACATTTCATTTAATTGTCCATTATATCGGTTTGGAAGTGGAATGGGAATTACATTTGGACAAGATAAATTAGGCATCCAAAAAAATCATTATGTTAAGCCAAGTATAAATAAAGTTTGGAAATCAAGTACTTGGTTAGTTTCCATTGGATTGCAATCAGAATTTTATTGGTTTAGTTTAAATTCGAATGCAGTAAGAACTCCACAAGGAGAATATCAAGGTGGAAATTTAGATCATAAGGATAATCAAATTTCTAATTTGAATGGAAGCATAAACCTAATGGATCTTGGACTTTCATGTTTTGTTCAACGGGGTCCATTTGAATTGGGAATTGCGATTGAAAAGCTTTTAGAATCCAAAAAGGATGAAATGGTTTTTCCCTGGCAAAACAATAGGACAGTCAAAGGATTCATGGGAGCTCAATTTGACTGGTTTTCAATAAATTTTATAGAGCAAATTGTGGTTCTATCAGATTTCAAACAAAGTCAAATTGATTTTTTTTCAGGGTTTGAATATAATGGCAACATTTTTGGAGGTGTACATGTAAGAGGTTACAATGGTAATTCCTTTGAATCTTTAGGCGTTTCTTTTGGATTTTCATTGAGTAAACAGCTTAAAATGGCATATGGCCATGAGTTTTATATGGGTTCAATTCCACAGCAATTAAATGGGGGAAGTCAAGAGTTAGGAATTTTTTATAACTTTGGGAGAGCATTTGGATTAGGAAAAGCTCCTAAAATAATACATAGTCCTAGATATTCTGATTGA
- a CDS encoding RimK family alpha-L-glutamate ligase — protein MRLLILSRNATLYSTQSLIQAATKRGHQVQIADHLMCNIIIEKNKPQLYVGLDPIGPIDAVIPRIGASATDYGAAVIRQLENMSIFSTVGSEALLKARNKLHCMQFLSSKGIDVPKSGISGGDYCAGMVYDQISKEKAVVKLLSSTQGLGVILTHSKNQGISVIEGFHRVGQDVLVQEFIADAKGSDIRAFVVDGEIVGAMIRQALPGEFRSNIHRGASSYIVDLTKEEQRIAIRAAKLLGLSIAGVDLLRSGRGPLILEVNASPGLEGIEGTTKVDIAGKIIEFVERNIASAK, from the coding sequence ATGAGGTTATTGATCTTGTCCAGGAATGCCACACTTTACAGCACTCAAAGTTTAATTCAAGCGGCAACAAAGCGGGGTCACCAGGTCCAAATTGCAGATCATCTAATGTGTAATATAATAATAGAAAAGAACAAGCCGCAATTATATGTTGGACTTGATCCTATTGGGCCTATAGATGCGGTGATTCCCAGAATTGGAGCTTCTGCAACCGATTATGGAGCTGCAGTGATTCGCCAACTTGAAAACATGAGCATCTTTTCCACCGTGGGTTCTGAAGCATTATTAAAAGCAAGAAATAAGCTCCATTGTATGCAGTTTCTCAGTTCTAAAGGGATTGATGTGCCAAAATCTGGAATTTCTGGAGGTGATTATTGCGCGGGCATGGTTTATGATCAAATTTCAAAAGAAAAAGCTGTGGTTAAATTGCTTTCGAGTACACAAGGGCTTGGTGTAATTTTAACGCATTCTAAAAACCAAGGCATATCAGTTATCGAAGGGTTTCATAGGGTGGGTCAGGATGTATTAGTGCAGGAGTTTATTGCGGATGCGAAAGGTTCAGACATAAGAGCTTTTGTCGTAGATGGAGAAATTGTAGGGGCAATGATCCGACAGGCATTGCCAGGAGAATTTCGTTCGAATATTCACCGGGGAGCGAGCTCATATATTGTAGATTTGACCAAGGAAGAACAGCGAATAGCGATTCGAGCTGCAAAATTATTGGGTCTTTCCATTGCTGGTGTAGATTTATTGAGATCTGGTCGAGGACCTTTGATTCTTGAGGTGAATGCATCCCCAGGCTTAGAAGGAATCGAAGGAACAACTAAAGTCGATATCGCTGGAAAAATTATTGAGTTTGTAGAACGAAATATCGCAAGCGCTAAATAA
- a CDS encoding MFS transporter, protein METSKKAELGWVLFDWANSSYSLVISTAIFPIYFLDNTNPVIEIGNLQMSNASIYAFSVSLAYLFISFCSPVLSGIADYGGHRKVFMRLFTTLGSLACMALFFFKGNETIWLGVIAFLIATSSHAGSLVFYDSYLSQLVPPSRSDKLSARGYAFGYIGSVILLCLNIAMIQKPEWFGILDGKTAARLSFLCVGIWWLGFSQFTFAWLPNDITTSGKSWHLFRGIEELKKAWNYIKKDINSKNYLISFFFYSAGVQTVIYLASAFAKKELHFESAELIIVILILQLVAIAGAYIFATVSNKTHNLIAMKIMIMIWAIICLLAYFVYTQYQFYFLAALVGMVLGGIQAISRSTYSKIIPKDHPDVTCFFSFYDVIYYASIVFGTFIFGFINQYTGSMRMSVLALMIFFIIGFFFINRVKKQSIRLT, encoded by the coding sequence ATGGAAACTTCGAAAAAAGCAGAATTAGGCTGGGTTTTATTTGATTGGGCAAATTCCTCCTATTCTTTGGTAATCTCTACTGCTATATTTCCAATATATTTTCTTGACAATACGAATCCTGTAATTGAAATAGGAAACCTTCAAATGTCAAATGCTTCCATATATGCATTTTCAGTTTCTTTAGCGTATTTATTCATTAGCTTTTGTTCTCCGGTCCTATCTGGAATAGCCGATTATGGAGGACATCGAAAAGTCTTTATGCGATTATTTACCACTTTAGGAAGTTTAGCCTGTATGGCCTTATTTTTCTTTAAAGGAAATGAGACTATCTGGTTAGGGGTCATCGCATTTTTAATTGCGACCTCGAGTCATGCTGGTTCTTTAGTTTTTTATGATTCCTATTTATCGCAATTAGTTCCTCCAAGTCGAAGTGACAAACTGAGTGCAAGAGGCTATGCTTTTGGATATATTGGTAGTGTGATTTTGTTATGCTTGAATATAGCAATGATTCAAAAACCTGAATGGTTTGGTATTCTTGATGGAAAAACGGCTGCGCGTTTATCATTTCTTTGTGTCGGAATTTGGTGGTTAGGATTTTCACAATTTACATTTGCATGGTTACCAAATGATATAACGACTTCTGGAAAAAGCTGGCATCTGTTTCGTGGAATTGAAGAATTAAAAAAAGCATGGAATTATATAAAAAAAGATATCAATTCTAAAAATTATTTGATTTCATTTTTCTTTTATAGTGCTGGTGTACAAACTGTAATCTATTTAGCATCTGCATTTGCAAAAAAAGAATTGCATTTTGAATCTGCTGAATTAATTATCGTTATTTTAATTCTGCAACTAGTGGCTATAGCAGGTGCTTATATTTTTGCAACGGTTTCAAATAAAACACACAATTTAATTGCAATGAAAATCATGATAATGATTTGGGCTATTATCTGTCTTTTGGCATATTTTGTTTACACTCAATATCAGTTTTATTTTTTAGCAGCACTCGTTGGAATGGTATTAGGAGGAATTCAAGCTATATCGCGTTCCACATATTCTAAAATCATACCGAAAGATCATCCGGATGTCACCTGTTTTTTTAGTTTTTACGATGTAATTTATTACGCTTCCATCGTATTTGGAACGTTTATCTTCGGATTTATCAATCAATACACAGGGAGTATGCGCATGAGTGTTTTGGCACTGATGATCTTCTTTATTATTGGCTTTTTCTTTATAAATCGCGTTAAAAAACAATCGATCCGCTTGACATAA
- a CDS encoding glycosyltransferase encodes MDQFQIILICIYTACLLYITVFSILQLNLLKAYRKQKKEKVLLPPLNDSDEHPMVTIQLPIYNELYVIDRLLDNISKMDYPKNRMEIQVLDDSTDETAEHARKKVGQYQNLGFDIHHIHRTDRSGFKAGALKEGTKVCKGDFIAIFDADFLPEPDFLKKSMPYFNNPKVGVVQTRWEHINEDYSLLTKLQAFQLNVHFTVEQAGRCAAGHFLQFNGTAGIWRKTTIDEAGGWQSDTLTEDLDLSYRAQLKGWKIQYVEDIICPAELPAEMYGLKSQQFRWMKGGAENSRKLLPIILKSDLPFSTKFHAIMHLISSGIFLMIFWVALISVPVLYSMDNMELKATFLGFCLLGTLSVMSVFYEANNMMCWKEKHVKNRFLRFLTLFPTFMAISMGFSFHNSIAVLEGYSGKKSAFIRTPKFNLTTLKDNILQNSYLVQKITMRTWVEAFICLYFIFAIAMGIYIEYYSFLLFHVLLMFGFGLNFYYSVRHLSFK; translated from the coding sequence ATGGATCAATTTCAAATAATTCTGATTTGCATTTATACTGCATGTCTTTTATACATTACTGTTTTCTCCATTCTTCAACTTAATTTGTTGAAGGCTTATCGAAAACAAAAAAAGGAAAAAGTATTATTACCGCCCCTAAATGATTCAGATGAACACCCCATGGTAACTATTCAGTTACCAATTTATAATGAACTGTATGTCATTGATAGATTGTTAGATAATATCAGTAAAATGGATTATCCAAAAAATCGAATGGAAATTCAGGTTTTAGATGACTCTACCGATGAAACGGCTGAACATGCTCGTAAAAAAGTTGGTCAATATCAGAACCTGGGATTTGACATCCACCATATCCATAGAACGGATCGGAGTGGTTTTAAAGCAGGTGCTTTAAAAGAAGGTACTAAAGTTTGTAAGGGTGATTTTATAGCTATTTTTGATGCCGACTTCTTACCTGAACCAGACTTTCTTAAAAAGAGTATGCCCTATTTTAATAATCCTAAAGTAGGTGTGGTACAAACGCGTTGGGAGCATATCAATGAAGATTATTCCTTATTGACGAAATTGCAAGCATTCCAGTTAAATGTTCACTTTACGGTAGAACAAGCTGGACGTTGTGCCGCTGGGCATTTTCTCCAATTTAACGGGACTGCTGGTATTTGGCGTAAAACTACCATTGATGAGGCCGGTGGTTGGCAATCTGACACTTTAACAGAAGATCTTGATTTAAGTTACAGAGCACAGCTGAAGGGGTGGAAAATTCAATATGTTGAAGATATTATTTGTCCTGCAGAATTGCCTGCTGAAATGTATGGTCTAAAATCACAACAATTTCGCTGGATGAAAGGTGGGGCAGAAAATTCAAGAAAGTTATTGCCTATAATTTTAAAATCAGATCTTCCATTTTCTACAAAATTTCATGCGATTATGCATCTGATAAGCAGTGGCATTTTTCTAATGATCTTTTGGGTCGCTTTAATTAGTGTTCCAGTACTTTACTCTATGGATAATATGGAATTAAAAGCAACTTTTTTAGGCTTTTGTTTATTGGGTACTTTATCGGTTATGTCTGTTTTTTATGAGGCCAATAACATGATGTGCTGGAAAGAAAAACATGTAAAAAATAGATTTCTTCGTTTTTTAACATTGTTTCCAACATTTATGGCAATATCGATGGGCTTTAGCTTTCATAATAGCATCGCTGTTCTGGAAGGATACTCTGGTAAAAAATCAGCATTTATTCGAACTCCAAAATTCAATTTAACAACTTTAAAAGATAATATTTTACAAAATAGTTATTTGGTTCAAAAAATTACCATGAGAACCTGGGTAGAAGCATTTATTTGCCTCTATTTTATTTTTGCAATTGCTATGGGAATTTATATTGAATATTATTCATTTTTACTATTCCATGTGTTATTGATGTTTGGATTCGGTTTAAATTTTTATTATTCTGTTAGGCATCTCAGTTTTAAATAA